A portion of the Micromonospora vinacea genome contains these proteins:
- a CDS encoding ArsA family ATPase: MCAAERPIDPAGTGWPARLHVVTGKGGTGKTSVAAALALALAAGGRRTLLVEVEGRQGIAQLFGIDPLPYEERHLADAPDGGEVRALAVDAEEALLEYLDMFYKLGAAGRALRKLGAIDFATTIAPGLRDVLLTGKVKEATTRTTGQRRAYDAVVLDAPPTGRIGRFLNVTAETARLAKVGPIKTQSEGVAALLRSPMTAVHVVTLLEEMPIQETVDAIADLTALGFGVGKVLVNGVRAPLPAGPAVTTAELERGLVAAGLPADRDIVAGLHDEARDQLIRRELEDSLRADLVELGLPMIELPLLPDGVDRAGLSALAQALVRAE, from the coding sequence GTGTGTGCAGCTGAGCGCCCGATCGACCCGGCCGGTACCGGATGGCCCGCCCGTCTCCACGTGGTGACCGGCAAGGGCGGCACCGGTAAGACCAGCGTGGCGGCGGCGCTGGCCCTGGCGCTCGCCGCCGGTGGCCGGCGCACCCTGCTGGTCGAGGTCGAGGGGCGGCAGGGCATCGCCCAACTGTTCGGCATCGACCCGCTGCCCTACGAGGAACGGCACCTCGCCGACGCGCCGGACGGCGGTGAGGTGCGCGCGCTCGCGGTGGACGCTGAGGAGGCGCTGCTCGAGTACCTGGACATGTTCTACAAACTGGGCGCGGCGGGCCGGGCACTGCGCAAGCTGGGTGCCATCGACTTCGCCACCACCATCGCCCCCGGCCTGCGGGACGTCCTGCTCACCGGCAAGGTGAAGGAGGCCACCACCCGCACCACCGGGCAGCGGCGCGCGTACGACGCTGTGGTGCTGGACGCCCCGCCGACCGGGCGGATCGGCCGGTTCCTCAACGTGACTGCGGAGACCGCCCGGCTGGCCAAGGTCGGCCCGATCAAGACCCAGAGCGAGGGGGTCGCCGCGTTGCTGCGGTCCCCGATGACTGCTGTGCACGTGGTGACGCTGCTGGAGGAGATGCCGATCCAGGAGACGGTGGACGCGATCGCCGACCTGACCGCCCTCGGCTTCGGCGTCGGGAAGGTGCTCGTCAACGGGGTCCGAGCCCCGCTGCCCGCCGGACCGGCGGTCACCACCGCTGAGTTGGAGCGCGGGCTGGTCGCGGCCGGGCTGCCGGCCGATCGGGACATCGTGGCCGGGTTGCACGACGAGGCACGTGACCAGCTCATCCGGCGCGAACTGGAGGATTCGCTCCGCGCCGACCTGGTGGAGTTGGGGCTGCCGATGATCGAGCTGCCGTTGCTGCCCGACGGGGTGGACCGGGCGGGGCTCTCGGCGCTGGCCCAGGCCCTCGTTCGCGCCGAATGA
- a CDS encoding ArsA family ATPase translates to MVPSEDAAPQLDVDQILADPGVRIVVCCGAGGVGKTTTAAALALRAAEHHGRRTVVLTIDPARRLAQSLGLTELDNTPRQVKGIDVESSGGELHAMMLDMKRTFDDVVLQHTDPTKAAEIFANPFYQAMSSTFAGTQEYMAMEKLGQLHARGEWDLIVVDTPPSRSALDFLDAPARLSRFLDGRMLRLLLAPARSGGRSMFSLVTASFGMFSKVVQKVLGAQLLTDLSGFVAALDSMFGGFRQRAEQTYRILQARETAFLLVATPEPDAVREAAYFAGRLRDERMPLAGLVLNRVHRPAVPELDAEQSRVAAERLTELGGHEATADVLRAHATLARQAVREQQVAARFTEAFPAVPAVSVTAQPADVHDVDGLRTIGAAISRQ, encoded by the coding sequence TTGGTGCCTTCCGAAGACGCGGCGCCGCAGCTGGACGTCGACCAGATCCTCGCCGACCCAGGCGTGCGGATCGTCGTGTGCTGCGGTGCCGGCGGAGTGGGAAAGACGACCACGGCCGCGGCGCTGGCGCTGCGGGCCGCCGAGCACCACGGTCGGCGAACTGTGGTGCTCACCATCGACCCGGCCCGCCGGCTGGCCCAGTCGCTGGGCCTGACCGAGCTGGACAACACGCCTCGCCAGGTCAAGGGCATCGACGTCGAGAGCAGCGGCGGCGAGTTGCACGCCATGATGCTGGACATGAAGCGCACCTTCGACGACGTGGTGTTGCAGCACACCGACCCGACGAAGGCCGCGGAGATCTTCGCGAACCCGTTCTACCAGGCGATGAGCTCGACCTTCGCCGGCACACAGGAATACATGGCGATGGAGAAGCTGGGTCAGCTGCATGCCCGGGGCGAGTGGGACCTGATCGTGGTGGACACGCCACCGTCCCGCTCGGCACTGGACTTCCTGGACGCGCCGGCTCGACTCTCCCGTTTCCTCGACGGCCGGATGCTGCGACTGCTGCTGGCCCCGGCGCGCAGTGGCGGCCGGAGCATGTTCAGCCTGGTCACGGCCTCGTTCGGGATGTTCTCGAAGGTGGTGCAGAAGGTGCTCGGCGCGCAACTGCTCACCGACCTGTCCGGCTTCGTGGCGGCACTGGACTCGATGTTCGGTGGTTTCCGGCAGCGCGCCGAGCAGACGTACCGCATCCTGCAGGCGCGGGAGACGGCCTTCCTGCTGGTCGCGACGCCGGAGCCGGACGCGGTCCGGGAGGCCGCCTACTTCGCGGGCCGGCTGCGGGACGAGCGGATGCCGCTGGCCGGCCTGGTGCTCAACCGGGTGCACCGCCCGGCGGTTCCGGAGCTGGACGCCGAGCAGAGCCGGGTCGCCGCCGAGCGGCTGACCGAGCTGGGTGGGCATGAGGCCACCGCCGACGTGCTGCGGGCGCACGCGACGCTGGCCCGCCAGGCGGTACGCGAGCAGCAGGTCGCCGCGCGCTTCACCGAGGCGTTCCCGGCCGTGCCGGCGGTTTCGGTTACGGCGCAGCCCGCCGACGTGCACGACGTCGACGGGCTACGGACGATCGGCGCGGCGATCAGCCGGCAGTGA
- a CDS encoding WhiB family transcriptional regulator, which translates to MGMITDWPSQAACQNGDPDALFVQGAEQNVAKRICRSCPVRYECLADALDNRIEFGVWGGMTERERRALLRRHPQVTSWRKMFEAAMKKNSKDKAGKDKILVSAAN; encoded by the coding sequence ATGGGCATGATCACTGACTGGCCGTCGCAGGCGGCATGTCAGAACGGGGACCCGGACGCGTTGTTCGTACAGGGCGCCGAACAGAACGTGGCGAAGCGGATCTGCCGGAGCTGCCCAGTTCGGTACGAGTGCCTGGCCGACGCGCTGGACAACCGGATCGAGTTCGGTGTGTGGGGCGGCATGACCGAACGCGAACGGCGGGCGCTCCTGCGTCGTCACCCGCAGGTGACGAGCTGGCGCAAGATGTTCGAGGCCGCGATGAAGAAGAACAGCAAGGACAAGGCTGGCAAGGACAAGATTCTCGTCAGCGCGGCCAACTGA